DNA from Pelagibacterium nitratireducens:
TTAACCAAGCTTGTGAGGGGAGCGTTAAGGAGAATTGGGTCAATACAATTTGAGATAGATTTTCCCAAATTGCCGAGTTTTCCGCTCCATGCCCCTGCCGCGTTTTTTCCGCTCGCCCAAGCTGACCAAGACGATCCTGCCGCTTGCGGCCGGTCTCGCCCTCGTCGGGGTGCTGGCCGCCTGCGGGGCCAATTACTATCCCGCCAAGGGCGACAACAAGCCCCATCCGGGCGTGGCGCGCGCCCATTCTCTGCCCATCCACGGCATCGATGTATCGCGCCACCAGGGCAATATCGACTGGCGGGCCGTGGCGCAGGCAGGAACGCGCTTTGCCTATATCAAGGCCACCGATGGCGGGGATTATCTCGACCCCAATTTCCGCACCAATTGGGATCGGGCCCGGGCTGCCGGCATTCCGCGCGGGGCGTATCATTTCATCTATTGGTGCCGTCCGGCGTCCGAACAGGTTGCCTGGTTTGCCGCCAATGTTCCGGCCGAAGCCGACGCGCTGCCGCCGGTGCTCGATCTCGAGTGGAACAATGGCTCGTCGTGCAAGCACGACCTGACCCGCGAAGAAGTGCTCGACAAGGTGCGCGTTCTTCTGGCCGGCATGGAGGCCCATACGGGCAAGGTGCCGGTGATCTATACCGACATCAATTTCCACCGCGACGTGCTTGAAGGGGTCCAGATCGATAACCCGATGTGGCTGCGTTCGGTGGCCGCCGAGCCCCATGAGCGCTATTCGAACCGCCCCTTTACTTTCTGGCAGTACACACAGACCGGAACGGTGCCGGGCATCCGCACGGAAGTGGACCGCAATGCCTGGTTTGGGTCGGAAAGCGACTGGATTCAGTTCTTTTTGACCGGGTGCGACCCCCGCACCTATATGCGCCTTGCGGGTCAGGGCCGGTGCGCGCCGCTCAAATAGTTTTTTCTGGAAACGCTCCGAATCAGCCCGATCCGCCCAGAATCCCGCTGGTGCTGATGCCGTCGAAAACGAATTGGACGGCCAATGCAGTCAGAAGAATCCCGACGACACGGGAAACCACGGACATGCCGGTGAGGCCTAGAATGCGCTGAATGGGAATGGCGATAAGAAGTGCCAGCCAGGCGAGGGCGAGAGTCGCGATAAGCGCGGCGATCACGATCCAGAATTCGAGATCGGTGTTGGCACCGGTGGTCAAAAGGATCACGGCCGAAATCGATCCGGCCCCGGCCAGAAGCGGCATGGCAAGGGGAAAGACCGAAATGTCGGTCCGCGACATCCCTTCTGCCTCTTCTTCGGACGTGGTGCCGGTGGCGCCCGAATGGCGGGCAAACACCATGTCGATCGCGATCAAAAGCAGCAGGATGCCGCCGGCCACCCGCAGGGCCGGCAGGGTGATGCCGAAGATTTCGAGGATGGCGTTACCGGCAAAGGCAAAGAACAGCAGGATGCCGGTGGCGATCAGAACGCCGCGCGAGGCGAAGACGAAGCGCTGTCTGGCGGTATTGTTGCGCGTCAGTCCGGCGAAGATGAAGGCGATGTCGGCAACGCCGATCGTCGCAAAGAAAGTGGCAAACGCCACGAGAAAATTGCCCGACATCGTCCCGGCCCCCAATGTGCCGCTGTTCCACGTGAATCAGCGGCGACCATACCGGGGGCCGAAGCGCTTGACTACCGGCGGCTTTCGATGGCGTCCCAGACCATGACCGCGATGTCGGGACCGCCGAAGCGCTTGACCTCGCGGATGCCGGTGGGGGAGGTCACGTTGATTTCGGTCAGATAGCCGCCGATCACGTCGATGCCGACAAAGATCAGGTCGCGCTTTTTGAGTTCGGGGCCGATGATTTCGCAGATCTCATGCTCGCGCGCCGTGAGCTCCGAAAGCTCGGGCCGCCCCCCCACATGCATGTTGGATCGCGATTCGCCCGCGGCGGGGATGCGGTTGAGCCCGGCCACCGGCTTGCCATCGACCAGAATGATGCGTTTGTCGCCCTTGCGCACATCGGGAAGATAGCGCTGGATCATGAAGGGTTCACGGAAGCTCGCGTTGAACATTTCCAGCAGCGAGCCGAGGTTCTCATCGCCCTCGCGGATGCGGAACACGCCGGCACCGCCATTGCCGAACAGGGGTTTTAGGATGACATCGCCGAACTCTTTGCGGAAATCGCGGATCTCGGTTTCATCGCGCGTGATCAGCGTATCGGGCATCAGCTCAGGGAAGCTGGTAACGAGGATTTTTTCGGGCGCATTGCGCACTTCCTTGGGGTGATTGACCACCAAAGTCTCGGGATGCACCAGCTCGAGCATGTGGGTGGTGGTTATATAGTTCATGTCGAAGGGCGGGTCCTGGCGCAGCAGGATCACGTCGAACGTGGTGAGATCGGTTTTCTGCCAGTCTTCGAGCTTGAAGTGGAGGCCCTTTTCCCTGTCGTCGACTTTGACCCTGTGCACGCGCGCCGTCACCGTGCTGCCGCGCTGGGCGAGGGTTGAGGGCGTATAATAAGACAGCGTATGACCGCGCGCCTGTGCCTCGAGCATCAGAGCAAAGCTGGAATCGCCAGGCGGGTTGATGGCGTCGATGGGGTCCATCTGTACGGCGACGGAAAGGGACATGAAAAGATCCTCAAAGAAAAGCGTCAGGCGGTAAAGGCATTGACCAGATGGTGCGGCCAGCGTCCCGGTGCAAGCGTTATCACGTCGAAACGGAAATCATAGATTTGATAGGCGGGGTGGGACGACTGAAACCATTCGGCGCAGCGCACGATGCGGGCGGTGTTGACCGAAGCGAGCGCCTGGTCGCGGGCGAGGGCATTGCCCGAGCGCTGCTTGACCTCGATGAAAACCACGGTGCGGCCCCTTCTGGCAACGATATCGATTTCGCCGACCGGGGTTTTGTAGCGCGTGGCAACGATGCTGTAGAGCTTGAGACGCAGCAGCCAGCCCGCAAGCGTTTCCGCCGACCGCCCGGCGCGCTCGGCCCGGCGGCGCGGATCAGGCTTTGGCCTTGAGGGCGAGGGCGGCATCGTAAACCTGTTTGCGTTTGAGACCGAACTGGACGGAGATCAGATCGACGGCGGCGCGTAGCGGCATCTGGGCCATCGCTTCGTCCAGCGCCGCTTCCCAATCGCCACCCGCCTGTGGTGCTGTTCCGTCCGAGCCGGCAACCAGGATTACGGCTTCGCCCTTGGTCTCTTCGGCAAAGGTTTCGGCCAGATCGGACAAAGTGCCGGTTTCGAAGCGCTCGAAGCGCTTGGTGAGTTCGAGCGCCACGACCGCCTGCCTCTCGGGGCCAAGGGTTTGGGCCATGTCAGCCAGCGCCGCACCGAGGCGGCGGGGCGATTCGTAAAACACCAGCGTTTCAGGGCGAGCGATGAGCGGGGAGAGCGCATTGGTGCGCTGGCCGGTCTTGGAAGGCAGAAAACCGAAGAACGCAAAGGAATCGGTGGGCAGGCCCGCGCCGGTGAGCGCAGCCAAAAGAGCCGAAGGGCCGGGCACGGGAAAGATATCGATGCCGGCTTCGCGCGCCGCGCGGACCAGGGGAAAGCCCGGATCGGACAACAAGGGGGTTCCGGCGTCCGAGATCAAGGCGATTGCCCTGCCTTGGTCGATCTGATCGAGGATCGAGTCGATGCGGGCGCGTTCATTGTGCTCGTGCAGAGCGGTGCGGGGGGTTTTTATGCCATAGGCATCGAACAGCCGGGCCGAATGACGGGTATCCTCGCATAAAACGAGATCGGCTCCGGCCAGTATATCGAGGGCGCGCAGAGTGATGTCGCGCAGATTGCCGATCGGGGTGGCCACCGGATAGAGGCCGGGCGCCGGGCTTTGAACGAAGACGCGGTGGCCCGATATCTGGTAGGATTTGTCCTGGCTCACGCTTGCCCCTTGGATTGACGCCCTTCTTTTACCATCGCAAGGGGGTTTGTCGAGGCGGGCGGTGGTTCTGTCCGGCGCGAATCAGAGACAGGATTTACGGCGGGGCACAGGGAAAGGGAGTGGGGTTGCAGCATATGTGGACACGGGCACTGTTGAGCGTTGTCCTATTGCTGGCGGTTGCCGCCTGCTCGACGGGCCAGACGGGCATGACGGCCCCGGGCCTTGCCCAGCCCACCGCTCCAGCCGGGCCGGTGCTGGCGCCGGCGCAAGGTGAAATCATCGGCACCGGGCCTGTGCGGGTGGCACTGATCCTGCCGCTTTCGGGCAACACGGGAGCGGTCGGGCGGGCCATGCTCAATGGCGCGCGGCTGGCCATGGACGAAACCGTCCGGACCGGAGGCCAGCACATTCATGTTGTGGTCAAGGATTCAGGCCCCGGCCCGGAAACGGCGCGCACCGCGACCCAGCAGGCGCTGGCCGAGGGGGCCGAACTGATTCTGGGTCCGTTGACCGCCGATGCCGTCGGGCTGGCGGGCGCGATCGCCAAATCCTACGACACCCCGCTGATCGGGTTTTCCTCCACTGCGAGCGTGGCCACCGATGGGGTCTATCTGCTTAGCGTATTGCCCGAAGCCGAGATCATGCGGGCCCTCACCTACGCACGGGCACAGGGCCGCAACACGATTGCCGCGATCATTCCCGATACCCCACTGGGCAACGCTCAGGCCGACGCTCTGCGACTGGCGGCAGGAGAAGCCGGCATGCAGATCGTTGCCATTGAAATGTTCGATGGCGAAGCGCGGGCCCGAACCGCCGTCGAACGTCTCGCCCCGGCCATGCGCTCCAATCTGATCGATACGCTCTATATTCCCGATCGCGCCACGGCGCCCAGTTTCGGCATATTGCTCGATGCGGCCCGATTGCCGCGTGAGCGGGTGCTGATCGTGGGATCGGCGGACTGGGAGGGTGACGCGGCCATTCTCAACCAGCCCTTTCTGGCCGGCGCTGTCTATCCGGCAATCGATCCGGCGGGGCTTGAGGCGCTGACGCCGATCTATCGTTCGCGGTTCGGCGGCGAGCCGCATCAGTTGACGACCCTGGCCTATTCGGCGGTGCTGCTGGCCAACACGCCCAGCCTGAGCCTTGCAATGCCACCTTACGGGACCGGTCTGGTTTCACCAGCAGGGTTCACGGGGCGCGACGGGCCGTTCCGGCTCCATTTCGACGGGCGCGGAGAATATGGGCTGGTCATGCGGCAAGTGGGTGCGCAAGGCGCCGTCACCATCGACGCAGCCCGGCTGGGCGGCCTGCCGCTGGCTTCGAGCGGCGGAGCGAGCGTTGATGCGGGGATTCCGCCGGCGGCGGAATTTCGCTAGGCGGCCAGATCGGCCACCACCGCATCGAGCACCGGCCAGCCCTTGTCGGTCACCCGCAGGCGGCCATTGGGAAGGGTTTCGATGAAGCCGATGGATTTGAGGAAATCGATCTGGGTGGCGGTGAGCGCGCGGCGGGCGAGGGCCTGATAGCGGGCCGGATCGATCCCCTCGCGCAGGCGCAGACCCATGACGAGATATTCGTCGCCTTCCTCGTCCCAGGTCAGGGTATCGTCGGTGACCAGCCCATCGCCGGTCTCGATGACCTTTTCCCACCACTTGAACGGCATTTTTTCCGCCGCCGTGGCGTGGCGGGCGCCGCCCATGATCAGCCGGCCATGGGCGCCCGGGCCGATGCCGGCATATTCGCCATAGCGCCAATAGATCAGGTTATGCCGGCTTTCCTGCCCGGGGCGGGCGTGGTTGGAAATTTCATAGGCGGGAAGGCCGTAGGACGCCGTCAAGTCCTGGGTCATTTCGAACATGTCGGCGGAAAGGTCTTCCGACGGCATTTTCAGTTTGCCGGCGTTGAACAGGTCAAAATAGCGCGTGCCCGATTCGATGGTGAGCTGGTAGAGCGAGAGATGGCCTTCCGAGAGCGCCAGGGCCTCGGTGAGCTCGTCTTCCCACTGGCCCAGCGTCTGGTCGGGGCGGGCATAGATGATATCAAAGCTCGA
Protein-coding regions in this window:
- the gshB gene encoding glutathione synthase: MSLSVAVQMDPIDAINPPGDSSFALMLEAQARGHTLSYYTPSTLAQRGSTVTARVHRVKVDDREKGLHFKLEDWQKTDLTTFDVILLRQDPPFDMNYITTTHMLELVHPETLVVNHPKEVRNAPEKILVTSFPELMPDTLITRDETEIRDFRKEFGDVILKPLFGNGGAGVFRIREGDENLGSLLEMFNASFREPFMIQRYLPDVRKGDKRIILVDGKPVAGLNRIPAAGESRSNMHVGGRPELSELTAREHEICEIIGPELKKRDLIFVGIDVIGGYLTEINVTSPTGIREVKRFGGPDIAVMVWDAIESRR
- a CDS encoding GH25 family lysozyme, with the protein product MPLPRFFRSPKLTKTILPLAAGLALVGVLAACGANYYPAKGDNKPHPGVARAHSLPIHGIDVSRHQGNIDWRAVAQAGTRFAYIKATDGGDYLDPNFRTNWDRARAAGIPRGAYHFIYWCRPASEQVAWFAANVPAEADALPPVLDLEWNNGSSCKHDLTREEVLDKVRVLLAGMEAHTGKVPVIYTDINFHRDVLEGVQIDNPMWLRSVAAEPHERYSNRPFTFWQYTQTGTVPGIRTEVDRNAWFGSESDWIQFFLTGCDPRTYMRLAGQGRCAPLK
- a CDS encoding MarC family protein, coding for MSGNFLVAFATFFATIGVADIAFIFAGLTRNNTARQRFVFASRGVLIATGILLFFAFAGNAILEIFGITLPALRVAGGILLLLIAIDMVFARHSGATGTTSEEEAEGMSRTDISVFPLAMPLLAGAGSISAVILLTTGANTDLEFWIVIAALIATLALAWLALLIAIPIQRILGLTGMSVVSRVVGILLTALAVQFVFDGISTSGILGGSG
- the hemW gene encoding radical SAM family heme chaperone HemW, producing MSANNAFGIYIHWPFCAAKCPYCDFNSHVHHGKFDEDSFVSAYVKEIETTARRAPERLVESIFFGGGTPSLMKPASVGTILDAIAKNWQVADTVEITLEANPTSVEAERFRGYRAAGVNRVSLGVQSLRPEPLARLGRLHSVEDAVAAVRLAQSIFDRSSFDIIYARPDQTLGQWEDELTEALALSEGHLSLYQLTIESGTRYFDLFNAGKLKMPSEDLSADMFEMTQDLTASYGLPAYEISNHARPGQESRHNLIYWRYGEYAGIGPGAHGRLIMGGARHATAAEKMPFKWWEKVIETGDGLVTDDTLTWDEEGDEYLVMGLRLREGIDPARYQALARRALTATQIDFLKSIGFIETLPNGRLRVTDKGWPVLDAVVADLAA
- a CDS encoding penicillin-binding protein activator: MSVVLLLAVAACSTGQTGMTAPGLAQPTAPAGPVLAPAQGEIIGTGPVRVALILPLSGNTGAVGRAMLNGARLAMDETVRTGGQHIHVVVKDSGPGPETARTATQQALAEGAELILGPLTADAVGLAGAIAKSYDTPLIGFSSTASVATDGVYLLSVLPEAEIMRALTYARAQGRNTIAAIIPDTPLGNAQADALRLAAGEAGMQIVAIEMFDGEARARTAVERLAPAMRSNLIDTLYIPDRATAPSFGILLDAARLPRERVLIVGSADWEGDAAILNQPFLAGAVYPAIDPAGLEALTPIYRSRFGGEPHQLTTLAYSAVLLANTPSLSLAMPPYGTGLVSPAGFTGRDGPFRLHFDGRGEYGLVMRQVGAQGAVTIDAARLGGLPLASSGGASVDAGIPPAAEFR
- a CDS encoding YraN family protein, yielding MPPSPSRPKPDPRRRAERAGRSAETLAGWLLRLKLYSIVATRYKTPVGEIDIVARRGRTVVFIEVKQRSGNALARDQALASVNTARIVRCAEWFQSSHPAYQIYDFRFDVITLAPGRWPHHLVNAFTA
- the rsmI gene encoding 16S rRNA (cytidine(1402)-2'-O)-methyltransferase, which translates into the protein MSQDKSYQISGHRVFVQSPAPGLYPVATPIGNLRDITLRALDILAGADLVLCEDTRHSARLFDAYGIKTPRTALHEHNERARIDSILDQIDQGRAIALISDAGTPLLSDPGFPLVRAAREAGIDIFPVPGPSALLAALTGAGLPTDSFAFFGFLPSKTGQRTNALSPLIARPETLVFYESPRRLGAALADMAQTLGPERQAVVALELTKRFERFETGTLSDLAETFAEETKGEAVILVAGSDGTAPQAGGDWEAALDEAMAQMPLRAAVDLISVQFGLKRKQVYDAALALKAKA